A genome region from Glycine max cultivar Williams 82 chromosome 5, Glycine_max_v4.0, whole genome shotgun sequence includes the following:
- the LOC100786522 gene encoding two-component response regulator-like APRR1 isoform X1, with translation MDAETETEELINLNDKSSNFGGNNSKSGDGFIDRSKVRILLCDNDSKSSEEVFALLLGCSYQVTSVRSARQVIDALNAEGQYIDIILAEVDLPIKKGMKLLKYIARDKELCRIPVIMMSAQDEVSIVVKCLRLGAADYLVKPLRTNELLNLWTHMWRRRRMLGLVENNILTYDFDLVASDPSDANTNSTTLFSDDTDDKSKRSTNPETGVSIQQEQEASIATIAAVVVELPNALLSEYQPDVPGISDRRTVAATPRQHPSSSRTNDGHFLSGPKKSELKIGESSAFFTYVKATTLKRNVEESAHVDNTTTTEVRVEDMNQACTEQGGNDLKTHENEEMFENHSQDDLPSSNSIPDSFSIERSCTPPASTEVSQQKHYKEEHSQGVVHPRNGSHGSGPAQHAYPYYISGVVNHVMMPSSAQLYQKNIQDLQSHAGSSMIAQYNHLPQCPPHANGMTSFPYYPMSICLQPGQISTNSWPSLGSSSSCEVKISKVDRREAALVKFRQKRKERCFDKKIRYVNRKRLAERRPRVRGQFVRKLNGINVDLNGQPASTDYDEDDEEEEDNHGARDSSPEDA, from the exons ATGGATGCTGAAACTGAGACTGAGGAACTTATAAATTTGAACGATAAATCAAGTAACTTTGGTGGGAATAATAGTAAGAGTGGCGATGGATTCATTGACAGAAGCAAAGTGaggattttgttgtgtgataaCGATTCCAAGAGTTCTGAAGAGGTTTTTGCTCTTCTTTTGGGATGCTCTTACCAGG TTACTTCAGTAAGGTCAGCTAGGCAAGTAATTGATGCACTGAATGCGGAGGGGCAATATATAGATATCATACTAGCTGAAGTTGACCTTCCAATAAAGAAAGGCATGAAGTTGTTGAAGTACATAGCAAGGGATAAAGAATTGTGTCGAATCCCTGTTATAA TGATGTCTGCACAAGATGAGGTTTCCATTGTTGTAAAGTGCTTGAGGCTTGGAGCAGCAGATTACCTAGTAAAGCCTTTACGCACAAATGAACTACTAAATTTGTGGACACACATGTGGAGAAGGAGGCGCATG CTTGGACTTGTAGAGAACAACATCTTGACTTATGACTTTGATCTGGTAGCATCAGATCCAAGTGATGCCAATACAAACAGTACCACCTTGTTCTCTGATGACACAGATGACAAGTCCAAAAGAAGCACTAATCCAGAGACAGGAGTATCAATCCAACAGGAACAAGAG GCTAGTATTGCCACCATTGCTGCTGTGGTGGTGGAGCTTCCCAATGCTCTTCTATCAGAATATCAGCCTGATGTGCCTGGAATAAGTGATCGTCGAACAG TTGCAGCTACTCCAAGGCAGCATCCATCAAGCAGCAGAACTAATGATG GACATTTTTTATCTGGTCCAAAGAAGAGTGAACTGAAGATTGGAGAGTCATCAGCCTTTTTCACCTATGTCAAAGCAACAACACTTAAGAGAAACGTTGAAGAGAGTGCTCATGTTGACAATACTACTACTACAGAAGTCAGGGTGGAAGATATGAATCAAGCATGTACTGAACAGGGGGGTAATGACCTTAAAAcacatgaaaatgaagaaatgttTGAAAACCATTCACAAGATGACTTACCCAGCAGCAATAGTATCCCCGATTCTTTCTCTATTGAGAGATCTTGTACTCCACCTGCATCGACGGAAGTTTCACAGCAAAAGCATTACAAGGAAGAACATTCTCAGGGAGTGGTGCATCCAAGAAATGGTAGTCATGGTTCTGGGCCTGCTCAACATGCTTATCCATATTATATTTCAGGAGTTGTTAATCACGTTATGATGCCATCATCAGCACAACTGTATCAAAAGAATATCCAGGACCTGCAGAGTCATGCTGGTTCTTCCATGATTGCACAGTACAATCATCTTCCCCAATGTCCTCCTCATGCAAATGGGATGACATCCTTCCCATATTATCcgatgagcatttgcttacaACCTGGTCAGATTTCTACTAATTCTTGGCCATCATTAGGAAGTTCAAGTTCATGTGaagtaaaaataagtaaagTTGATAGGAGAGAAGCAGCATTGGTGAAGTTTAGACAGAAAAGGAAAGAGCGCTGCTTTGATAAGAAAATTAGGTATGTCAACAGAAAACGGCTCGCAGAAAGGCGGCCTCGTGTGAGGGGACAGTTTGTCAGAAAGTTGAATGGTATTAATGTGGATCTTAATGGGCAACCTGCTTCCACTGAttatgatgaagatgatgaagaagaggaagacaaTCATGGAGCAAGAGATTCCTCTCCTGAGGATGCTTGA
- the LOC100786522 gene encoding two-component response regulator-like APRR1 isoform X2 — MDAETETEELINLNDKSSNFGGNNSKSGDGFIDRSKVRILLCDNDSKSSEEVFALLLGCSYQVTSVRSARQVIDALNAEGQYIDIILAEVDLPIKKGMKLLKYIARDKELCRIPVIMMSAQDEVSIVVKCLRLGAADYLVKPLRTNELLNLWTHMWRRRRMLGLVENNILTYDFDLVASDPSDANTNSTTLFSDDTDDKSKRSTNPETGVSIQQEQEASIATIAAVVVELPNALLSEYQPDVPGISDRRTGHFLSGPKKSELKIGESSAFFTYVKATTLKRNVEESAHVDNTTTTEVRVEDMNQACTEQGGNDLKTHENEEMFENHSQDDLPSSNSIPDSFSIERSCTPPASTEVSQQKHYKEEHSQGVVHPRNGSHGSGPAQHAYPYYISGVVNHVMMPSSAQLYQKNIQDLQSHAGSSMIAQYNHLPQCPPHANGMTSFPYYPMSICLQPGQISTNSWPSLGSSSSCEVKISKVDRREAALVKFRQKRKERCFDKKIRYVNRKRLAERRPRVRGQFVRKLNGINVDLNGQPASTDYDEDDEEEEDNHGARDSSPEDA; from the exons ATGGATGCTGAAACTGAGACTGAGGAACTTATAAATTTGAACGATAAATCAAGTAACTTTGGTGGGAATAATAGTAAGAGTGGCGATGGATTCATTGACAGAAGCAAAGTGaggattttgttgtgtgataaCGATTCCAAGAGTTCTGAAGAGGTTTTTGCTCTTCTTTTGGGATGCTCTTACCAGG TTACTTCAGTAAGGTCAGCTAGGCAAGTAATTGATGCACTGAATGCGGAGGGGCAATATATAGATATCATACTAGCTGAAGTTGACCTTCCAATAAAGAAAGGCATGAAGTTGTTGAAGTACATAGCAAGGGATAAAGAATTGTGTCGAATCCCTGTTATAA TGATGTCTGCACAAGATGAGGTTTCCATTGTTGTAAAGTGCTTGAGGCTTGGAGCAGCAGATTACCTAGTAAAGCCTTTACGCACAAATGAACTACTAAATTTGTGGACACACATGTGGAGAAGGAGGCGCATG CTTGGACTTGTAGAGAACAACATCTTGACTTATGACTTTGATCTGGTAGCATCAGATCCAAGTGATGCCAATACAAACAGTACCACCTTGTTCTCTGATGACACAGATGACAAGTCCAAAAGAAGCACTAATCCAGAGACAGGAGTATCAATCCAACAGGAACAAGAG GCTAGTATTGCCACCATTGCTGCTGTGGTGGTGGAGCTTCCCAATGCTCTTCTATCAGAATATCAGCCTGATGTGCCTGGAATAAGTGATCGTCGAACAG GACATTTTTTATCTGGTCCAAAGAAGAGTGAACTGAAGATTGGAGAGTCATCAGCCTTTTTCACCTATGTCAAAGCAACAACACTTAAGAGAAACGTTGAAGAGAGTGCTCATGTTGACAATACTACTACTACAGAAGTCAGGGTGGAAGATATGAATCAAGCATGTACTGAACAGGGGGGTAATGACCTTAAAAcacatgaaaatgaagaaatgttTGAAAACCATTCACAAGATGACTTACCCAGCAGCAATAGTATCCCCGATTCTTTCTCTATTGAGAGATCTTGTACTCCACCTGCATCGACGGAAGTTTCACAGCAAAAGCATTACAAGGAAGAACATTCTCAGGGAGTGGTGCATCCAAGAAATGGTAGTCATGGTTCTGGGCCTGCTCAACATGCTTATCCATATTATATTTCAGGAGTTGTTAATCACGTTATGATGCCATCATCAGCACAACTGTATCAAAAGAATATCCAGGACCTGCAGAGTCATGCTGGTTCTTCCATGATTGCACAGTACAATCATCTTCCCCAATGTCCTCCTCATGCAAATGGGATGACATCCTTCCCATATTATCcgatgagcatttgcttacaACCTGGTCAGATTTCTACTAATTCTTGGCCATCATTAGGAAGTTCAAGTTCATGTGaagtaaaaataagtaaagTTGATAGGAGAGAAGCAGCATTGGTGAAGTTTAGACAGAAAAGGAAAGAGCGCTGCTTTGATAAGAAAATTAGGTATGTCAACAGAAAACGGCTCGCAGAAAGGCGGCCTCGTGTGAGGGGACAGTTTGTCAGAAAGTTGAATGGTATTAATGTGGATCTTAATGGGCAACCTGCTTCCACTGAttatgatgaagatgatgaagaagaggaagacaaTCATGGAGCAAGAGATTCCTCTCCTGAGGATGCTTGA
- the LOC100788659 gene encoding protein NEN1, with amino-acid sequence MGEERSEIVFFDVETSVPTRAGQGFALLEFGAILVCPRTLTELRDYSTLVRPANLSVITPLSERCNGINAAAVSAAPTFADIAHLVYDLLHGRIWAGHNIIRFDCVRIRDAFAEINQPPPEPKGTIDSLVLLTQKFGRRAGDMKMATLATYFGLGRQTHRSLDDVRMNLEVLKYCATVLFLESSLPDIFTANSWVSPNATTRSRSNGKSPSQWGLLNINKDSVLSSPATESKDKNRPIISFALSSPKGNVSNIADPNMDQSDPFNLSTLEAEIKRESIKSDVALEEKPMQESTDLASSSSVSQPCSSSIAVLEPDGICIPSIDASLVPSFRGSQRIELLHEGFLFQLHCTDLKVRFGINSKFFDSAGRPRLSFVVDPSPSLCNVLDACDRVAQKLTVDSGSSSDWRPVVIRKEGFFNYPTVRLHIPTAVVADIAIYATEIYQRESSGTVQRLLFSKFDAAELGSLFMPGTFVDAVFSLDPYDYQQNAGIKLVAKKLIIHSK; translated from the exons ATGGGTGAAGAGCGATCCGAGATAGTGTTCTTCGATGTGGAGACCAGCGTTCCGACCCGGGCGGGGCAGGGTTTTGCGCTTCTGGAATTCGGCGCCATTTTGGTTTGCCCCAGGACGCTCACGGAGCTCCGCGATTACTCCACTCTCGTCCGCCCAGCCAACCTCTCCGTCATCACCCCCTTGTCCGAGCGCTGCAACGGCATCAACGCCGCCGCTGTCTCCGCCGCCCCTACCTTCGCCGACATTGCTCACCTCGTTTACGACCTCCTCCACG GGAGGATTTGGGCGGGGCATAACATCATAAGATTCGACTGTGTTCGGATTAGAGATGCGTTTGCTGAGATTAATCAGCCACCGCCTGAACCTAAGGGGACCATTGACTCGCTGGTTTTGTTGACTCAAAAGTTTGGTAGAAGAGCTGGTGACATGAAG ATGGCTACTCTTGCTACTTATTTTGGGCTTGGACGCCAGACACATAG GAGCTTGGATGATGTTCGGATGAATCTTGAAGTCCTCAAATACTGTGCAACAGTTCTATTCTTG GAGTCAAGTCTCCCAGATATATTCACTGCAAATAGTTGGGTTTCACCAAATGCTACTACAAGAAGCCGCAGTAATGGGAAATCTCCATCACAGTGGggcttattaaatattaataaagattCTGTATTATCATCTCCTGCAACTGAATCCAAAGACAAAAATCGTCCAATAATTTCTTTTGCATTGAGCAGCCCAAAAGGGAATGTCTCGAATATTGCAGATCCTAACATGGATCAATCAGATCCTTTTAACTTGAGCACTCTTGAGGCTGAAATAAAAAGAGAATCCATTAAGTCAGATGTCGCCTTGGAGGAAAAACCCATGCAAGAGTCAACTGATTTGGCTTCCTCATCTTCTGTATCTCAGCCTTGCAGCAGCTCTATTGCTGTTTTGGAACCTGATGGAATATGTATACCTTCTATTGATGCATCTCTTGTTCCATCTTTTCGTGGCAGTCAAAGAATAGAGTTACTGCATGAAGGTTTCCTGTTTCAGCTTCATTGTACTGATTTGAAAGTGCGGTTTGGAATAAACTCAAAGTTTTTTGATAGTGCTGGCCGGCCACGATTGAGTTTTGTGGTTGATCCATCACCAAGTCTATGTAATGTTCTTGATGCATGTGACCGTGTAGCACAGAAGTTAACCGTGGATTCTGGTAGCAGCTCTGATTGGAGGCCTGTTGTTATTAGGAAAGAAGGCTTCTTCAACTATCCTACTGTCAGATTACA CATACCTACTGCAGTAGTGGCAGACATTGCTATTTATGCCACGGAAATATATCAAAGAGAATCATCTGGAACAGTGCAAAGACTTCTCTTCAGTAAGTTTGATGCTGCAGAACTTGGTTCCTTGTTCATGCCTGGGACATTTGTTGATGCCGTCTTCTCCTTAGATCCGTATGATTATCAGCAGAATGCAGGGATTAAATTAGTTGCCAAAAAATTGATCATTCATAGCAAATAG